In Magallana gigas chromosome 1, xbMagGiga1.1, whole genome shotgun sequence, the sequence CACGATCttgaaatcttaaaatttgTCCGTAcgtttgaatgaacatcgtttgaacacTGAGTAATCAAGCAAAGTTTGAATCGAGGATATCTTCGGAGGAAGTATAGCACTTCTTCATTTTACAAGATTGTTGCTGAAGAGTGCAATTAGAAATAATTCTGTCATTGGtggaattttaatttcaatcgAACACCATTAATTTAAGCACTTGTCCTATACATGCATTAAAAGGAAATTTATTAATACATCAGATATTCTATAGAAAATACGGGCGCTTGTATGTTTAAGAGGCCGCGATCAATCCTAAAAATGTGTCTGGCATTTCCCagatgcattttattttagtcTTAGATTTACGCTtaagattaatttaaaaaaaaaacccagaaaaaggAATATCGTGAAACGTGCAACAACATGATTATATTCCGAATCACTGTGAACGACAAACCTGTAATACttataatatgtaattttatctCAAATCAACCTTTGTTTTCTTATTGATTTTCATGAACATCTTTGGTACCCAAGACGTTTTTAAACAGGTAAATGCCTGTGTGATTGGAGTTTGTTTACACCAGACTATCACAAGAGCGCTATCAAGGAcctaaaaaaaacctgtattcAGTTACCATACAGACAAAGTGTCAtcagtgttacatgtataaacaaccAGAACTACTTCGATTTATGAAACTACTCATTGAGTATTTAAAATTCTATCAATCGAAGGCCATTAGTTCAGCTACATTGTCCTTCCTATATAAGAGccgataattttactattgaaaattttatgaacTTAAGTACACATTGAACCAAAATACTATATTCGTGTCAAAAGTTTAAGAAGCTATTTGCCTGCTCTgggtaaaaaagaaataacacaAAATTCCTACCACTGGCCACATTGCGACAGTATACATGTCTTAGCATATTAAACGAGATCCcattttatgtatatacatatatgtacatgtgcgGTTTAGGAAATTTGAGATTAATATTCCTTGAGTATTTAGGATGTTGCAGGAAACACAGCTCAATCTTTTTGTTAGTAAAAGCTGTCGTTGGTATACAGGCATCTTCTGCAAACCcgtctttaaaaagtttaatagTGTAAAAGGTTTCCTTGAAGTCATAACAtaggttgttttgttttttttcatttagatgtATTTTCGAATCCGGTTAAGATTGTTTGGGTTGAAAAGTAGCTACCAGAAATATTATTTGctgattttcttttatacttacATTACCCACACTatcttttgaatattattatttcGTGTTAAGCGTTATTCAAATGAGAAACACCATACAATTATCAAAATCACTACTTCCTTAATGGGGATAAGATGGTTTGTTTATAGGAAGGTCTTTTATTAATATGGTTTCCGAAGAGTTAActaatttttcttttccttcTAAGCATCTTCCGTTAGTTTATAAACTGGgttaataatataaaacaaaaaaaaaaaacattgaaaataaattttcttgatACCCGTCTAAACCCGGTAAAACCGACATTGTGTTGAACGTACACAGCTCTTCTGTACCTTGTTTGCAGCTGAAAGAAATAACCATTACTTCTATTCGCGTGCAATAAATTCGCGAGTAACCTGATAGCAGCGAATATGTTTCTTTCCGTTAATCAACCATAACCATAACAAGTATTTTCCAGACTGAAGGAAAATACATCTTGATTGCAAGTTTGAATTTCGGTTATTCCCGAAAAGAAACCGTCGCAAATAAAGTATTTCACAATTCGGTCATTTATAATAAgtataaaaaagttacaaaatgcAAAGAGGTCGAACAATGCTGATGAGATATAAGAGTTTGTCTATATTTAAATGTCGATGCTAATTCAATCGACGCATGTGTTTAGAAATGCAATATGATACTGACGTTTTAATTAGCGATACCTTCTCCCCTTTAATCATTTTTGAAGCATGTTTTATACTTAAGCAAACAGCAATTACaagtattaaaaaaaggaaattgaaCCTTGTTGGGTTTTGTTTAGTTAGTGATATGAGAACTGCGTTAAAAATTAAGCTctattttaaagtttgaaatatcAAATAGCAACGGTATTTGACTGAAAAATGTACGTTTATAATCAATTATCAAAGCATGATTTGCTACAAATTATGCAAGACCTCATATATCATATTAAATTCAACTAGTGCTGAGATGCTTTATCAAATGCTTTTAACGTCATATTTGAGTAgaaacactaaaaaaaattaaatgttaatctAGCTTTTCATTGGTATATTATTCTTATGTAAGtatatcaaaagaaaacttttttggTACGTTTTTCCAGTGTTTGCGACACTCGTGGAGTTGCGAATGCACTGCGCTTATACTGCGTACATCGTTTGATCTAAGTATTTTTCATGCAGCTGTAGCAGTCCtcgagtttttaaaataacatttttctttttatttaatttaaattctatGATTTGTCATAATaatcttatatttttatttatttgttcattttatattattgatttttttaggaTACGTTCATGAAACattcttttaatgatgtatATTATGCACAAGTAAATGGTTCAATATCTTTCCTTTCTATTTTGTACTATTTAATGATGAAATAAGATCGAAGAATATTAACACATAAAGTACTTCCTAGATACCAAGACAAACATTATTTGCGGCGAAGGGTTGATATATGTTGATGGTTTGTGAATAAAACTATTCCCTAACTATATAAAACGTCATATAACATGCGCTCCTAAACGCATAAATCCCCAAAgatttattttagaatattgttaagaattaaaaaaaaataacgtgcgtcaaaaaaaggaaaacaaaacaaacataataaaaacaaaaaaagaattagttttttttaaaacttttttttacagaataggaccatatatttttgcaaatgttcatttaagattgaaaaaaaaaaccaaaaacttaCCGAATATGAGAACGTTGTTCAGTTTAAGATGCATTCCAGTTTAATATGTTCTATCAAAACATTAAATGTGTTTTTGAAATCATGATCAGTTTAAATAGCTTTCATATAGGTTTCAGAAGGATATATTTCTATTTCGTATTGAATAATTGATTGTAATACTAATTGCCTTGAAGTATAATTATAATCTATTGTGTTTTTAAATAACGACGTTAATTCAAAAGAAATGCTCAACAGACCTTTTATCGTCTAAGGCTTTCATTTCTACTACTTGATAGATATGGTTTAtatgaaagaaatatttgataggtaaatattttaaaactctgGTCTAAATTATTATTCATAGCACTAACGTACTAACTAACTAAGTAGATACTTAAGGGACCTTaggaaaaaggaaataaaaacgTAATAGTCATTGTTCATTGTTTGTGAGAGGTCTGGAAGCCAAATTCATGATAGGTTTTTCCAAAATTTGTTACACGTGCGACGAAATGAAAACTACACGTGTTTTAAAGGAACATTGACTATTTCCTATACAGTTGAATCATATATGATTAGAATCaatgaaatgaatatatttttaatagctaacaatgtattttgtttattcaatttgaaccaatttatattattttgcgttttatttcatatatttaattagatattgattttaaacagtagcggaattatataaaaatttttgtTGTATCAATGATAGATGTTAAGAAAGTTCGGTTTGATAAAATCATGTTCAAAATTCTagaaattttatatcatttttgtaTGATTTACCATTTATGAATTGACGTTACTACAACGTTTATCTTAATTGTGTATTAccaattcattttaattgacATTCCTTCACAGTCTGATTCCTTAATTGGCTTTCTAAATAAGTTCAATAAACTTATCGTTGCACAGCAAAAgtaatttgaaacaaaagaCCAGTTAAATGCCCTCAGTTTAAAATCATCATTATAAGTTGAAATTTCAAGCAGTGTAAATTCATGTTTTCAGTGTGTAAATTGAACGGCATGCATTTTTCAGTAAGAAATAAAGTCTTTTGACGAGACACATTGCTAAAAGagcatttataattttaaaagcctAATTCCTATGTTTAAATTTGTGATAATAATACCTTAcgttttttgtttcttattgaTATTAAACAATCAGTTTCTGTTTTATATTACTATACAAAGGATGAAATGCTATATATTTTCACGTGCAATCTTTACTTTTTTGATTGCAGATCAAACTAAATCCATCAGACACCGACATacacgagggttgtcccaaaatagcgtataCAAGTGGCGTTATTAATTTAACCGAAGACGTAGGTAATAAAACCAGTGCCACAAAAAGTTCAAGTAATTTGCATTCAAATCAATTATTGAATGGtattaaattagtgaaatgaaagcatgctATGTCATAAATTCGACTTGCTGCGCAATGTCTAAAGCGAAAATTTAGGAACAGcataatgaaatcaaaattaaaaaaaaatcaaattataaactcatttcaatttgtttttaattctaaTATTTATGTTTTGACTATCAAATAACATACGTCATCCTACAAAGCACAAAGTAGtttttctaacaaccctcggAGAGCTCTTCGATATATAATTTCTAgacaataaaattttcaaacgaaTCAACAACTACTTCACACATGTGCTTAAGGACGTGACCCCCAAACGTCCCCCCAAACCCCCCGAGCTAGACCCCAGGGtagttgactttttttttatatagaaattccTTTAAAGGCATGAACACATGTTCCTTATCAAATATCTGAGAATTAATTGGGAATATCGacttatttaaaacaatcataacctgcatatacatgtaaaaagaagAAAGGTATGCCACTCCGATAGGTTACCGAAATAAACATTTGTTGGTCACTTTAACTTGGTACGATAACATCCGAGAAAATCGATTTAATTCTATTGGCGTGCAAAAGGACTCCTTGGAATTTATCCTTCATGAGTGTACATTACGTCACCGAAAAATGTTGACTTCACCACAGTTATCTAGCTTGATTTCGAAAAACTCGTTTAACATGCTATGATGGTTTACAGAAAAAAGTAATACTATGTTCATTTTCAAAGCATGATGAGGAAGAGCTATACTTACTGCGATAATATCATCCCCTGTCTGTTGGATATATGAAGCAGATACATGTTTATAGTATAAATAGGCAAAGAggtaataatgtaaacaaacctgAGTGCATTACCTTTCCTCTTATTAcatgcaagggggggggggtgttacagTAATCGTTTATTTTACATtagtatttacatattttaaatggaACATGTTATGTACATGACTGAAAAGGAATTTCtataaaaatgacaattatCCCGGTGatgtaatttaaattcattaaaagaaGGTACATGTAGGCAGGGTTCTGTCCTCAAGGACCTGTGGTACTGCAGTTCACGCACGTGTAcgaatatttgttttgttagcgCGGTACCCGATCACTGCTAGGAGAGTGAGTAAGCGACCAGCGCACTAGGTTTCGTTTGTCATCGAAAACAAGGTTTTTGTCTTGCTTAGATTGCCGAGTGGTAAgagcggtggccgctcactgctaggagaaagGGTTCCATACTTATTGAGTTCAAGACCCGACCGGGACGGAGGTGGAGCTCAAATATAGTCAATTTCCATGTGCTACTTCAATgtatttcttcaataaaaattaaaacaaacgagaggccaataggccttgacggtcacctAAGTAGCAtttaacccatacacaaacttatCGAAGAGTCTCATATATTCATTTCattgggtttcattctggagtagaacaatttttaattagtaatgacgaccacctccctgcctgaaacctttcaaaaagaactatgaaacctttaattttggcgaaaaacttaaagatctggtctacaaaatcatgaatttcagttttcctttcaggtgtgtgggagtaaagaagataatttttaaacattatatggattaacacctatacatccatttggCCCTGCCCCAGAGTCAAAATCCATACTTCATGGGACATGAAATTTCTAATTTTAGTACAGGACTTCACCAcactagagccagaacccctgatccagaggccatgaatttcataattttggtagagggcttcagggacatcattatcatgcatttagtttttaacaaatatatatgggagtagagcagaagattttttaagatttaatacatttttactatatggtcatattggccccacccttgaatcagaacccctgacccagcgGCCATGAATTGTACAATTTTGGtatagagggcttcatggacatcataaccctGCAATTAGTTTTTTCCTctcatgtgtgggagtagagaagaagatttttgaaaatttggcttttttttgcatatttggccccacttgTGGTGCCCCGAGGGTGGGAGAgccacgaatttcacaatttatattcCTCTtgccatagagatgcctcacaccaaaaatggtaacaattagccTTGTAAGTTTTAAGAAGaagctaaaaatgtaaaattgttaacccacgaaaacggatagcagtAGGTCACCTGAGTGTACTCAGgtgacttaaaaaaaacaaacaatggaAAACTTGAGCTGCCTAATTTTTCCtgtcttgttttattttttcttttatttaaaaaaatgcaacatGCGTTCCTTAAGTCATTGatttattcttcatttttcttttcatttttcttttccttttatgataaatgtatttaaataaatcaatcatgTCCGACAATGAAAGCATTAAAGCTACGGTACATATCAAAAGGATCCCCGTCACACCAATCGTTACGGCGCTCTGTCGCTCTTCGTACACACTGATTTGAGTGCGGGTGTACGCACTGGTTGTTTTCCTGTTCACCCTCAGTTCTTTTTTAACTTCAGTGATCCATTCCTCTAAAGTCTTATTCATCAGAAAACTGTTGTTATGTGTTGaacaaactgaaaataaaaaggttTAATTTCACAAGCATGTATTGTACCACCTATGTTTTATCGGTATTGGATTACATGTCAGGAAAAAACCTTACATTTCAAAAATGAGATTTTGTACGTGTGCATGTAAAGTATACGCCaacctttatttattttccttacatttatatttaaaaattaaaaaaaatatcgagtATATTAAATCTGAAGGTTCATGTCTTTAAGTTATTTACTTCATGGATAAAACAATCACTTCTCGGCGCACTAGATACAATTATTTTACGGCAAAACGATGAGAATgtataaattatgtaaattttttaacattcttACAAATTTTACGTACAGTTTAAGTTATAATATCTTTTTTACACTTCGGAGGAGGCTTGATTTATACTTATAATTGGTTTGATAATGAATTACATAGATTATACATTATGTACCAACAgagaaaaaaacataaagggACTTACCCTCACAATAAAGGTCAGGTGTTGTCCACGATCCATTCACACAAAGTGCCATGGAATCATGGGAACTCCCGGTGTAACCGCGCGCACATGAGTACAGGGTATGACTACCATTAGTTAGTCCATCATATAGTTTGTTGGCGTTTTGAATATCGACAGGGATCGGACAATCTGtaaagaacaataaaaaatgtaccTTTAAATTCATACTGTTTTGTTGTTTGCATGGTACTTTCAGTATTAGCACTAATTGTTTCTTTGACATGTCCcctacattacatttttcaaactttttatgCAGTCAGTATTTAGATGACAATGAAAACTCTTAATAAGGTCCGTTTCATCAACAACAGTTGgagaacatgaaaaaaaaatcattcctaTCCACACAATTAACAGCTGATTCAGTGTTTAAAGTGTTGACTATCCCATGATAACTTATTGCGTGGTGGGTCATAAATTCGTagcactttaaaaaatacatatgacGTTATTTAACCTTCTAAATCaagattaaaaattaattatcaaaattgtaTCATACACGTATCAAGGGcaatagaaatttaataaacattattaattctaattacatgtatactttacTTTAAAATACTAACTCACATTTCACCATTTGTTCATTTCGCCATTGTTGTCAGCGTGTGAGTTTGTGACAAGGTGGACTCTAATGTCTAAGATTATCTTTCTTTATACACATATTAGcttgggcgaatttaagacgggACCAAACCAATTGTAAGTGGTGAAGGGCAAAATTTAACACAGGACGAAAATAACCCATGATTCTGTACTTACGTCGTTTGATCTAGATTTTTGCCCTACAAATAATCTAATTACTATAATAGAATCATTTTGTTAAGTATcgatgtttttctacttttacaTTCGGATGGAGTTTTACATTATCATACATATACCTGAAGATTTACACAAGCTCGTCATTGAGTCCCAATCTTGTACACAACTGTCTGTTTCCGAACACATTGTCCCTGTCAGAggttattaaataaataatgcaaGCATCAACAAAATATTCCAGCGATCAATTCACAAACGTTCATTCTACAAAATAACGCATTTTTGGACTAAATTCAAAGCTAAAAGTAAGATCAAGACAAAACTAACATAAAAAGCTATTTACTTGAACAAAGAACACATTGAATTGGCAAGCGTCTTTATCGTTTGCAATGACCTTAACAttcatttaaatcttttaatcATCGTATAAACTCCGGGGTAAACTTTAACTTTTTCTATTGATAACTGTAATTCTGATATTTGCAATGGTTTCATAGacacttacatgtatacacttGATAGAGTAAATAGTATAAAACCATTACGAGATCAAAGAAAGATAATTCAAAACTGTAATCTGTTTTTGTCTAATGTTTTATCAATCGTTCAGAGCAcaggtaaacaaaaaaattcataaagttATGTATTTAATTCCGTATAGATAAACTTTGGTAAGTATGTTTGATCTATTTTTACTTAAACCCGAAATCCTTATGTAGTATTTTGTTAACATGTTTCGCAAGACCAAATATTGTAAGTTATTTGTCCAAAGGATTTTATCTATAATTAAATCACTTAAAAAATGATCGATTGATTTTCTGTTTTGCGTTCAAAATATGGTTGTTCTTCCGAAGAATTTTGAGCATAATGATAGTTATAGTCAATCAAAAACATACGTATATCTTTTATCGTTCCACATCGACTTATCAAAATCAGTCGCTTAGATATGAAAGTCATcttgcaaataaaaactaagtgTCCTCACAACACAAGGGAAGATAACACATAAAGGACATGGTATTTCTACTTTTTTGTTCTTGTAATACTTTTTGTAGGTTGTCATTGCAAACACATATTTCTGATTGCATAGTTGTGAAATCCTGTGCCATTTGTTCATTaagatattatttgttttttgttcagATAACACTAAACCCTTTCTTTAAGTATATGACTCATTGAATAGCTTTGACGTGAATACCATTTATATCAATGACCCTGACTGTGACTTCAACTTCTGTATCCTGTTGGCTGTGAGTTCCATTACCCCATGTTCCACCAACGTAAATCAAGAATCCGTGTGATACTGATGCATTCGGTCTCCATAGCAACACTTCCGTATCCGTGTAAGAGTAAATAATGGCGCCGTATGGATCTGCTGATGTGTCAATCATAGCACTTCCTCCGGCATAGAATGTAAACCCAGCGTTGTTACCTTTCAAAGCTTTCATCTGGATTAAGAAGCCGTTCATTTAAAACGTTTTACGTTTGGGgaattaattatgaaaaatcaaacatgattttgatttttgttgaatgaataaatgttcGAATTAGGAGATAAATACATCAATACATAATACAGTGCTGCTGtcgtgacagttgacaaaacagTCCTATCCTATTGTATACATTGTGTCCTGCAtctatcctgcaaataagctctatcctatcctatcccctACCATAGCATCCAGATATAGgaataaaagttaaataaaacgaAATTTGAGAAACAAATGATTTTAACGACTAACATTGTACTCAAAATGactaattaaaacataaatccgatttttttttagaacggGTACATGTAACTTGCTTACCTATGCAACGGTTAAAAAAAATCGTACGCGGATTGTAAACGTAAACAGGTCAGCGATTAGAATTTTGTTTCTGTAAGATTTATGTATTAAAAACAGATTAATAACTTCAATGCGattgttgaacttttgtttttatacaatttttttatcaaattattttccttATCACATAATAACTGCAAAATCATCGCTAATCGGCCTATTCATTCcgcgataaatgtaaacaagatCTAGAAATTAGAATGTTTTGATGAATCATTAAAAAAGATTGCATTAATAGTTAAACCATTCAGAGTTGTTTTCgatatataatttaatacacAAATAGAGGTAGCTAACATCTATTAATGTGTTCTGTTCAGTttaatatcggacagaaatatACGTCCCTGTTATCGGGGatcgaagaaattatatgaaacgCGAAAAGTCCACACaaacaatattaattttgtttcttgtttacatttttatctatTAATATGCCGGATTTGTTCGGCTATGAATTcaatcaatttttcaacattctgtaaactttaaatgaagtaaagaAATCTATTCATGAAGTAATGATATGTGACATCGACTTCTCACATTAACGCCATGCttgcgtacgaattgacaaaCATGTAGCCCAGACATGCGCACATCACTTTTCTGcacaattttgttaaaacatttataatcattcttaaatgtttttacttgcaaaaaaaaattaaattgacattGTGAATGCTTTTTCacgtaaatttttatttcacaaaatcactctgaaatttatactcgaatctgattggctacaggataCTAGTATAGGATAAGATaggataaaaaaataacttttatgtTTCTATCATGTATCCTGAATCCTGCATCATATCCTGTCCTATCCTATCCCgtccttgtcaactttcatgATGGCAGCAttgtaatatcttttaaatttattgtttttatgactattgggtaaaaaaaaaacccggatagATTATAGACAACGTTTGCTATATAAAACTCACTTGCACCGACACTAACATTGAGTCAAGATTGTAAGTGGAGTCAAAGGGGACTGTATCAGTTGTAGGTGACGTCACATCTACGTTATTTTTATCCATGATGAAGGACCTGGTAAATTGCTTGCTGCTGAACACCCATGCTTGGATGTGAAGTGATGCAGATTTCCCTTGCACATTCTCGGTCCCCCATCCATCACGTGCACAAAACACGTACTGATCTGCACATACAGAGTTAAAACGCGTTTAAAGCGAAGTATTGGGGATCAGTTGATACATGCATTAATTGTGATATCAATAATTCGTTATACTCATAAACGATGTCGTAATTATAattatagcgaattcactatgtACAAGTTCCCTTTAACCAAACTACAATTAATGATAATCAAGGCAtaacatgaaaaaaacccactaaaacGAAAATACACTCATTTGAAATCTATAATAGTAGGATTgctaatttgaaataaattcattcaaacttttATGAATTGGTATTACTGCCTATAATAATTAGCATTGCTATTTTTAAACTAATAGGAATATAACTTTTTtgcttgaaattattttttttgcaccATTGCGGGGCTTAAATGCAATACTCTCTaccaatatatatttgttatatccaAATTCGTCAAATCAGTTACAACGATCTGTTATCTTTTCATGGACTACACAAAACTTCCCTATATCCGAGATTACACTACATCTGTGTTCGAACTAAACTAAGTTACTATATGGATAATATATCTCATCAATTAAGTAAGTTCGTAAGTTCTGTTGTTTATACAACAGTCTTGTCAGCAAATGCTATCTTCCGCTAGATCGAATGCTgtctgacgtttttcatacttattgttaggcCATTATCATTAATCGAATTGTCTAATTTTTCCGGTTCCCGATTATAATTTGCATTGGGCTTTGAATTTAAATTCTATTCGTTATCACAGCGTTAT encodes:
- the LOC136275699 gene encoding uncharacterized protein — encoded protein: MKALKGNNAGFTFYAGGSAMIDTSADPYGAIIYSYTDTEVLLWRPNASVSHGFLIYVGGTWGNGTHSQQDTEVEVTVRVIDINGTMCSETDSCVQDWDSMTSLCKSSDCPIPVDIQNANKLYDGLTNGSHTLYSCARGYTGSSHDSMALCVNGSWTTPDLYCEVCSTHNNSFLMNKTLEEWITEVKKELRVNRKTTSAYTRTQISVYEERQSAVTIGVTGILLICTVALMLSLSDMIDLFKYIYHKRKRKMKRKMKNKSMT